The region GAGATGGTGATGCCGGGTGACAACGTGCAGATGACTGTTGAGCTGATTGCACCGATCGCGATGGAAGACGGACTGCGTTTTGCTATCCGCGAAGGTGGCCGCACTGTCGGCGCTGGCGTGGTCGCGAAAATTATCGACTAACGTCGGTCCGGTCCGATCAGCCTGCTGCGATGACGATAAGCAGGGCGAGCGCGCTTGATGACGGGCGCGGCAGTAGCAGTAAGTAGTAAAAGTTGGATACGTTTCGGCCGGTCTTTATGACCGGCCTTGGCGTCCATAGCTTAAGGAGAAGGCCAGTAGCTCAATTGGCAGAGCGACGGTCTCCAAAACCGTAGGTTGGGGGTTCGATTCCCTCCTGGCCTGCCAAGCGCATTAACCGGTTTGGTATAACAGTATGAGTACTTCCAAAACAGACACCGTCGAGCCAGGCTTCGGCGATAAATTGCTGATCGCGTTGGCGGTCGGTGCCGTAGCTGCAGGTATTGTCGGCTTCTATTATCTAGAGGGGCAGGCAGCGTATTTGCGTTTCCTGGCGGTCGTTGGCGGTCTAGCCGCCGGTGCCTTTATTGCCACGCTATCCGAATACGGCAAACGCTTCTGGAGCTTCGTGCAGGGCGCGAAGATCGAGTGGCGCAAAATGGTTTGGCCATCGCGACAGGATGCGATCGGTCAGGCGGTCGCGGTCGTATTGTTTGCGTTTGTCATGGGGTTCTTCTTCTGGGGACTCGATTTCATTTTGCAGGCGGGTCTCGAATTTTTCCGGGGTACGAGCTAGATGGCGCTTCGCTGGTATGTGGTTCACGCGTATTCGAACTTTGAGCATAAAGTTCGTCAGTCGCTGATTGAGCGCATCAAAATGCACGGTCTCGAAGACAAGTTCGGCGAGATATTAGTGCCCACCGAAGAAGTGGTGGAAATGAAAGAAGGCAGCAAGCGTCGCAGCGAGCGCAAGTTTTTTCCGGGGTATGTGTTGGTCCAGATGGAAATGGACGAGGACACCTGGCACCTCGTAAAAGAAGTGCCGAAAGTGTTGGGCTTTATCGGCGGCTCGTCCGATCGACCGGCGCCCATCACGGATCGCGAAGCCGACATTATCTTGCAACGCGTGCAAGAGGGTGTCGACAAGCCACGGCCGAAAGTGTTGTTTGAGCCCGGCGAAGTGGTGCGCGTGATCGATGGTCCGTTCAATGATTTCAACGGGGTCGTCGATCAGGTCAACTATGAGAAAAGTCGACTCCGAGTGGCGGTGCAAATTCTCGGCCGGTCGACGCCGGTTGAACTTGATTTCGGGCAGGTCGAAAAAGCCTAAGCGCTTTTCGGCGTTGCCAAAGATTCGCGTCAGCTTTCGGGTTGACACAACAGCAGCGGTTTTGCGTTACGCAATTCGGTGCACGGGGAGCCTCACGGCGCTTGTACCCATCAGGAGAAAAACATGGCTAAGAAAATTGACGGCTACATTAAGCTGCAAATTCCGGCTGGACAGGCAAACCCCAGTCCGCCGGTCGGTCCCGCGCTCGGTCAGCACGGCGTCAACATCATGGAGTTTTGCAAGGCGTTTAATGCCCATACCGGCAGCATGGAGCCCGGTATGCCGATTCCGGTGGTGATCACGGTTTATAACGACCGCAGTTTCACGTTTATTTCGAAGACGCCGCCGGCAGCCGTGCTGCTTAAGAAGGCAGCTGGCATTAAAAGCGGTAGCGGCGAGCCCAACACCAAGAAAGTGGGCAAAGTCACGCGGGCGCAACTTGAAGAGATTGCTAACGTAAAAATGCAAGACCTCAATGCGAAAGACATTGACTCAGCGATCAACATTATCGCCGGTAGCGCCCGCAGTATGGGCCTTGAAGTGGAGGGTTAGTCATGGGTGCCATGTCAAAGCGAAAGAAAGCGACGCGCGAAAAGGTCGATAGCAATAAGTTTTATGCCATTGATGAGGCGATTGGTCTGGTCAAAGAACTGGCCACGGCGAAGTTTCGTGAGTCGGTTGATGTGTCGGTAAATCTCGGCGTTGACCCACGCAAATCAGACCAGGTTGTGCGCGGCGCCACAGTGCTGCCAAACGGCACGGGTAAAGATGTGCGCGTGGCGGTGTTTGCGCAGGGCGCTAATGCTGAGAAAGCCACCGCGGCGGGTGCCGATCTGGTTGGCTTCGATGATCTGGCCGAGTCCATTCAGGGCGGCGAAATGAATTTTGATGTGGTGGTGGCGACGCCCGACGCGATGCGCGTGGTCGGTAAGCTGGGCCAGATCTTGGGTCCTCGTGGACTCATGCCTAACCCGAAAGTGGGTACGGTGACCGCGGATGTCGAAACGGCAGTAAAAAACGCCAAAGCCGGTCAAGTGCGTTATCGCACGGATAAAGCGGGCATCATTCACTGCACGATTGGTAAAGCCGATTTCGACGTTGCCAAGCTGCAGGAAAATCTCTCAGCGCTGATGGGCGATCTGCAGAAAGCCAAGCCCACCTCCGCTAAAGGTGTCTATTTTCGAAAAGTTACCGTGTCTTCCACGATGGGGCCCGGCGTAGTCGTTGATCAATCTACGCTGAACCTCTAACCGGCAGACGCAGTCAGGAACAGAGCATGCTCTGGCGCACAGGATGTGCGTGCAACACTTGGGCCGCAAAAGTAGCCCGGGTGTTGCTCATCAAAGACCGTAGGTGCTCGAGTCAGTATTCGATCGAGCTTAATTATCCTGCGTAGATGGTGTTACCTAAGTCAGTTTGGCCGCGGTCACCGTCAATTGGGTGAACGGCGTCGTAATAACGCGTCGTTTGATGTTTGACCACTGTCAGGAGATGTCGAATGGCATTGACTTTAAGCAAAAAGAAAGAAGTGGTCGCGGAAGTGAATGCGGTGGCATCCGAAGCCTTATCGGCGGTGGGTGCTGAGTACCGTGGGCTGACGGTTGAACAGCTGACCGAGTTGCGTGTTGAAGCGCACAAGTCAGGTGTTTTTCTGAAGGTCGTCAAAAACTCGCTGGCTAAGCGCGCGTTGGCGGGCACCGACTTTGAGTGCATGAACGACTCACTGGTCGGTCCTATCATTCTGGCGTTTTCGATGGAAGACCCAGGCGCAGCGGCTCGCATTGTTAAAGACTTCACGAAAGGCAACGACAAGCTGGTTGTCAAAATGCTGTCGGTTGGTGGTGATCTACTGCCCGCCAGTGATTTGGCAAGAATGGCGTCACTGCCGACCCGCGATCAGGCGATTGCGATGCTCATGGGTGTAATGAAAGCACCGATCGAGAAGTTCGTACGCACACTGGCAGAACCGACGACGAAGATGGTCCGCACGATCGATGCGGTACGCGCGCAAAAAGAAGCGGCGTAGCGTCACGGTTCGACTACATATTTGGTAACACTTAAAAAGATTAATTGGAGTAAGAAATGGCTGTTTCAACTGACGAAATTTTAGATGCGATCTCAGGCATGAGCGTGATGGAGGTTGTTGACCTCATCAGCGCGATGGAAGAGAAATTTGGTGTCACGGCGGCTGCCCCAGTGGCAGTGGCGGCTGCAGGCCCTGCTGAAGGCGGCGCCGCGGCGGAAGAAAAGACTGAGTTTGACGTTGTTATGACCAGCTTCGGCAGCAACAAAGTGCCGGTGATTAAAGCGGTTCGCGGCATCACGGGTCTGGGTCTTAAAGAAGCCAAAGAATTGGTTGAAGGCGCGCCTTCACCAATTAAAGAAGGCGTCAACAAAGACGAAGCCGAAGACATCAAGAAGCAACTGGAAGAAGCCGGCGCTTCGGTCGAAGTCAAGTAATCGATCGTTGTTGGTTTCGGGTCGGCAGGACGTGTCCTGCAGGTCCTGATAGCGCATGTGCCGGCGGTTTTTAACCGCCGGCTTTTGCGGTTTATCAAAAAGCAGATTTTTGGGGTGACGGGCTGCCCCAGTTCCAGGCGGAACGAATAACGGTCCGGAGCAAATAGATGAGGTCACCGACCATGGCTTATGCTTTTACTGAGAAAAAGCGCATTCGTAAAGACTTTGGCAAACGCCCAAGTATCCTCAACGTTCCTTACTTGCTGTCGATTCAGCTTGATTCCTATCGAAAGTTCTTGCAGGCCGACACGCCTGTGGAAGACCGTATCGACCAGGGATTGCACGCTGCGTTTCAGACCGTGCTGCCAATTGTCAGCTACAGCGGCAACGCAGCGCTCGAATATGTGAGCTATCGCCTCGGCAAGCCGATTTTCGACGTCAAGGAATGTCAACTGCGTGGTCTAACCTATGCGGCGCCGTTGCGAGTCAAAGTGCGTTTGGTGATCTACGATAAAGAAGCCTCGGGCGCCAAGAAACCGGTCAAAGAAGTGCGAGACCAGGAAGTGTATCTGGGCGAATTGCCGCTGATGACCGAAAACGGCACGTTTGTGATTAACGGCACCGAGCGGGTGATTGTGTCTCAGCTTCACCGCTCTCCTGGCGTGTTCTTCGATCACGACAAAGGTAAAACGCATTCCTCGGGTAAAGTGCTCTACTCTGCCCGTGTGATTCCTTACCGTGGTTCTTGGTTGGACTTTGAGTTCGATCCAAAAGATGGCGTGTTCTCCCGAATCGACCGTCGACGCAAGTTGCCGGTGACGATCATTTTGCGAGCGCTGGGTCTTGAGAATCATGAAATTCTCGATATTTTCTTTGAGAAAAATAAGTTCGAATTCCAAGGTGATGACATCACCATGGATCTCGATCCTGAGCGACTCAAAGGTGATACTGCCGGTTTTGACCTTGTCGTCGGCGGCAAGGTGCTGGTCGAGGAAGGGCGTCGCATCACCGCGCGTCACGTGCGTGAACTGACCAAAGCGAAAGTCACCTCGATGGCGGTGCCGCCAGATTACCTGGTCGGTAAAATTGGGGCGCACGATGTCGTCGATCCGGAAACGGGCGAGGTTCTAGCGACAGCAAACGACGAACTCATCCTTGAACAGGTAGAGTCTTTTGTAAAAGCCGGTATTACTGAAATTGAGACGTTGTACGTCAACGATCTTGACCGCGGTCCGTTTATCTCGAACACGCTGCGTATCGATACGACAACCAATCGACTTGAGGCGCTGGTTGAAATTTATCGCATGATGCGCCCGGGCGAGCCGCCCACTAAAGACGCGGCGGAGAACCTGTTTCAAAACTTGTTCTTTAACCCGGAGCGCTATGATCTGTCGGCTGTGGGGCGCATGAA is a window of Pseudomonadota bacterium DNA encoding:
- the tuf gene encoding elongation factor Tu (EF-Tu; promotes GTP-dependent binding of aminoacyl-tRNA to the A-site of ribosomes during protein biosynthesis; when the tRNA anticodon matches the mRNA codon, GTP hydrolysis results; the inactive EF-Tu-GDP leaves the ribosome and release of GDP is promoted by elongation factor Ts; many prokaryotes have two copies of the gene encoding EF-Tu), with translation EMVMPGDNVQMTVELIAPIAMEDGLRFAIREGGRTVGAGVVAKIID
- the secE gene encoding preprotein translocase subunit SecE, translating into MSTSKTDTVEPGFGDKLLIALAVGAVAAGIVGFYYLEGQAAYLRFLAVVGGLAAGAFIATLSEYGKRFWSFVQGAKIEWRKMVWPSRQDAIGQAVAVVLFAFVMGFFFWGLDFILQAGLEFFRGTS
- the nusG gene encoding transcription termination/antitermination protein NusG, whose product is MALRWYVVHAYSNFEHKVRQSLIERIKMHGLEDKFGEILVPTEEVVEMKEGSKRRSERKFFPGYVLVQMEMDEDTWHLVKEVPKVLGFIGGSSDRPAPITDREADIILQRVQEGVDKPRPKVLFEPGEVVRVIDGPFNDFNGVVDQVNYEKSRLRVAVQILGRSTPVELDFGQVEKA
- the rplK gene encoding 50S ribosomal protein L11, which codes for MAKKIDGYIKLQIPAGQANPSPPVGPALGQHGVNIMEFCKAFNAHTGSMEPGMPIPVVITVYNDRSFTFISKTPPAAVLLKKAAGIKSGSGEPNTKKVGKVTRAQLEEIANVKMQDLNAKDIDSAINIIAGSARSMGLEVEG
- the rplA gene encoding 50S ribosomal protein L1, whose protein sequence is MGAMSKRKKATREKVDSNKFYAIDEAIGLVKELATAKFRESVDVSVNLGVDPRKSDQVVRGATVLPNGTGKDVRVAVFAQGANAEKATAAGADLVGFDDLAESIQGGEMNFDVVVATPDAMRVVGKLGQILGPRGLMPNPKVGTVTADVETAVKNAKAGQVRYRTDKAGIIHCTIGKADFDVAKLQENLSALMGDLQKAKPTSAKGVYFRKVTVSSTMGPGVVVDQSTLNL
- the rplJ gene encoding 50S ribosomal protein L10; this encodes MALTLSKKKEVVAEVNAVASEALSAVGAEYRGLTVEQLTELRVEAHKSGVFLKVVKNSLAKRALAGTDFECMNDSLVGPIILAFSMEDPGAAARIVKDFTKGNDKLVVKMLSVGGDLLPASDLARMASLPTRDQAIAMLMGVMKAPIEKFVRTLAEPTTKMVRTIDAVRAQKEAA
- the rplL gene encoding 50S ribosomal protein L7/L12 — protein: MAVSTDEILDAISGMSVMEVVDLISAMEEKFGVTAAAPVAVAAAGPAEGGAAAEEKTEFDVVMTSFGSNKVPVIKAVRGITGLGLKEAKELVEGAPSPIKEGVNKDEAEDIKKQLEEAGASVEVK